The Bacteroidota bacterium genome window below encodes:
- a CDS encoding dehydrogenase E1 component subunit alpha/beta: MNFNRKGISDETLKNIYYELLKPRLIEEKMLVLLRQGKIAKWFSGIGQEAISVGCGLALNKDEYILPMHRNLGVFTTRQIPLNRLFSQWQGKLGGFTKGRDRSFHFGTQEFKIIGMISHLGPQLGVADGIALANLIRNEKKVTAVFSGDGGSSEGDFHESLNVAAVWNLPVIFVIENNGYGLSTPSNEQFKMKQFIDKGIGYGMEAVQIDGNNILETYSTFLKLAESIRENPRPVLLECLTFRMRGHEEASGTKYVPQELFDMWGKKDPVNNYENFLLKEKVIDEAFIALTRRDIKSEIEKNLEITFAESNPEAHTEIEVQDLFDQRPVQAFEPGEKVKEIRYLDAITEGMKQAMQRHHNLVIMGQDIADYGGVFKATQGFLEEFGRARVRNTPLCESAIVGAAQGLAINGMKAIVEMQFADFVTCGFNQIVNNLAKTHYRWGQNVDVVVRMPTGAAVNAGPFHSQSNEAWFVHTPGLKVVYPAFPDDAKGLIAASIEDPNPVMFFEHKALYRSITGMVPENYYTTEIGKAKLIQEGNDISIITYGLGVHWAMEVLKEENISADLIDLRTLLPWDKEAVEKSVRKTGKAIVLHEDTLTGGIGGEIAAHIAEHCFEHLDAPIIRSASLDTPVPMNLELEWNFLPKKRFKEQLHKLLGY; encoded by the coding sequence ATGAATTTCAACAGAAAAGGCATTTCCGACGAAACGCTTAAGAATATATACTACGAACTGCTTAAACCACGATTAATTGAAGAGAAGATGCTTGTTCTTCTTCGTCAGGGAAAGATCGCTAAATGGTTTTCAGGGATCGGGCAGGAGGCAATTTCTGTTGGATGCGGACTTGCTTTGAATAAAGACGAGTACATTCTTCCTATGCATCGCAACCTGGGTGTCTTCACGACTCGTCAGATCCCTCTCAATCGATTATTCTCGCAATGGCAGGGAAAGCTTGGTGGATTTACCAAAGGTCGTGACAGGTCGTTCCACTTCGGTACACAGGAATTCAAGATCATTGGTATGATCTCGCATCTTGGTCCGCAACTCGGTGTTGCCGATGGTATCGCTCTCGCTAACCTCATCCGAAATGAGAAAAAAGTCACGGCAGTATTTTCAGGTGATGGTGGAAGCAGCGAAGGTGATTTCCATGAAAGTCTGAATGTCGCAGCTGTATGGAACTTACCGGTCATCTTTGTAATTGAAAATAACGGCTACGGCCTTTCAACTCCTTCCAACGAACAATTCAAGATGAAGCAATTCATCGATAAAGGAATTGGATATGGAATGGAAGCTGTGCAGATCGATGGAAATAATATCCTGGAAACATATTCTACTTTTCTAAAACTTGCCGAATCGATCCGCGAGAATCCAAGACCGGTTTTACTGGAATGTCTGACGTTCAGAATGCGTGGACATGAAGAAGCTTCAGGAACAAAATATGTCCCGCAGGAACTGTTTGATATGTGGGGAAAGAAAGATCCGGTCAACAATTACGAGAATTTTCTGCTTAAAGAAAAAGTGATCGATGAAGCATTTATCGCATTGACTCGTAGAGATATAAAGTCTGAGATCGAGAAAAACCTTGAGATCACTTTTGCTGAATCTAATCCGGAAGCGCATACAGAAATTGAAGTTCAGGATCTGTTTGATCAACGTCCGGTTCAGGCTTTTGAGCCTGGTGAAAAAGTAAAAGAGATCCGTTACCTGGATGCAATTACTGAAGGAATGAAACAGGCCATGCAGCGTCATCATAACCTTGTGATCATGGGACAAGACATTGCAGATTACGGCGGAGTGTTCAAAGCTACTCAAGGTTTTCTGGAAGAATTCGGAAGAGCGCGTGTGAGGAATACGCCTTTGTGTGAATCAGCAATTGTTGGAGCAGCACAAGGACTTGCTATCAATGGAATGAAAGCAATTGTTGAAATGCAGTTTGCAGATTTCGTAACGTGTGGTTTCAACCAGATCGTAAATAATTTAGCCAAGACTCATTACCGCTGGGGACAAAATGTTGATGTTGTTGTACGAATGCCGACCGGTGCCGCTGTAAATGCAGGTCCGTTTCATAGTCAGTCGAACGAAGCCTGGTTTGTTCACACACCAGGTTTGAAAGTAGTTTATCCGGCCTTTCCTGATGATGCCAAAGGTCTTATCGCAGCATCCATCGAAGATCCGAATCCTGTCATGTTCTTCGAACACAAAGCACTCTACAGAAGCATTACCGGAATGGTCCCTGAAAATTATTATACGACAGAGATCGGTAAAGCGAAACTCATTCAGGAAGGAAACGATATTTCAATTATCACTTACGGCCTGGGAGTTCATTGGGCAATGGAAGTTTTGAAAGAAGAAAATATTTCCGCTGACCTGATCGACCTTCGTACACTTTTACCATGGGACAAAGAAGCAGTAGAGAAGTCAGTCCGTAAAACCGGCAAAGCAATCGTCCTTCACGAAGACACTCTCACAGGTGGAATCGGCGGAGAGATCGCCGCTCACATAGCGGAACATTGCTTCGAACATCTCGATGCACCGATCATTCGTTCAGCAAGTCTTGATACGCCTGTGCCAATGAATCTTGAACTGGAGTGGAATTTTTTACCGAAGAAAAGGTTTAAGGAGCAGTTGCATAAATTGCTTGGGTATTGA
- a CDS encoding TonB-dependent receptor produces MKIFLTVLTCLLSSSTFCQNPIVDTSQIKNISLTDIVISVNKTEESKKQTAQQIKILDQKEIENYQAQTTADLIANSGSATVQKSQLGGGSVTLRGFEANRNVLVIDGVRMNNLIYRAGHLQNILTTDNNSLERIEVLYGPSSTIYGSDALGGVIHLFTKKPVLATGEQKNAIKVTAFSRYGSAANEFANHLDFNFGLKKFASFTSFTYSDFGDLRGGANKNPFYSGNYGEREYYVERIAGQDSMIRNSDKYLQVQSGYSQYDLMQKFLFQANAKTTHSLNIQFSNSTDVPRYDRLTEFAGSELRFAEWYYGPQTRLLTAYDLNYKNTEGKIQNVHLGLNFQDVTESRHSRRFGNNNLSHRNENVNVYGLNLDMQRIVKNHNIRFGLDGQFNTLKSTANNENIATGETEPLDTRYPDGDNTMLNAAAYISHTWNINDHLILVDGLRVGFSTLHAEFSDSSFFHLPYNVADQNNPVYSGSLGLINNTSNDWKFSVLVSTGYRVPNMDDLSKVFESSLGALIVPNSDLKPEKTINGELGISKVFNKKTSLENSIFYTRFFDAIVTDKFTFNGEDSVLYDGIMSQVYANQNKQSAFIYGFSANLKSQLSNRFLLSIGVTYTYGRINTDSIDYPLDHIPPISSRLSLAYSHKKIFTEISANFNGKKKLKDYYLNGEDNEQYATSEGMPAWLILNFKASYKVHKWISLNAGVENILDTQYRTFASGINGSGRNLYLSLRFNY; encoded by the coding sequence ATGAAAATATTTTTAACTGTACTTACTTGCTTGTTGTCATCTTCAACATTTTGTCAGAATCCTATTGTTGATACTTCACAAATCAAAAACATTTCTCTTACAGATATTGTAATCTCAGTCAACAAAACCGAAGAATCCAAAAAACAGACCGCTCAACAAATTAAGATTCTCGATCAAAAGGAAATTGAAAATTACCAAGCGCAAACTACGGCGGATCTGATTGCTAATAGTGGAAGTGCAACGGTTCAGAAAAGCCAATTGGGAGGCGGCAGTGTGACCCTTAGGGGTTTTGAAGCTAACCGGAACGTATTGGTAATTGATGGTGTCAGAATGAATAATCTGATCTATCGTGCCGGACATTTGCAGAATATTCTGACTACTGATAATAATTCGCTTGAACGGATTGAGGTACTTTATGGTCCTTCATCAACCATCTATGGAAGTGATGCATTGGGTGGTGTAATTCATCTCTTTACTAAAAAGCCGGTTCTTGCAACAGGCGAACAAAAGAATGCTATTAAGGTCACTGCTTTTAGCAGATATGGAAGTGCTGCAAATGAATTTGCTAATCATCTGGATTTTAATTTCGGATTGAAAAAATTTGCCTCATTTACTTCATTTACTTATTCCGATTTCGGTGATTTGAGAGGCGGTGCGAATAAGAATCCATTTTATTCCGGAAATTATGGCGAACGGGAATATTATGTAGAAAGAATTGCAGGTCAGGATTCAATGATCAGAAACAGTGATAAATATCTGCAGGTTCAAAGTGGCTATTCTCAATATGACCTGATGCAGAAATTTTTATTTCAGGCAAATGCTAAAACAACGCATTCACTGAACATTCAATTTTCGAATTCTACAGATGTTCCAAGATATGACCGATTGACTGAATTTGCTGGAAGTGAATTGCGATTTGCTGAATGGTACTACGGTCCTCAAACGAGATTGCTGACTGCTTACGATCTCAATTATAAGAATACAGAAGGAAAAATCCAAAATGTACACCTGGGATTGAATTTTCAGGATGTAACAGAAAGTCGTCATTCCAGAAGATTCGGAAATAATAATTTGTCACATAGAAATGAAAATGTGAATGTGTACGGATTGAATCTCGACATGCAGAGAATTGTCAAGAATCATAATATTCGTTTTGGTCTCGATGGACAGTTCAATACTCTAAAGTCGACTGCTAACAATGAAAACATAGCAACAGGTGAAACAGAACCACTTGATACACGCTATCCCGATGGTGATAACACAATGTTGAATGCTGCAGCATACATTTCGCATACTTGGAATATCAACGATCACTTAATTCTTGTAGATGGTTTGAGAGTAGGATTTTCAACACTACATGCAGAGTTTTCGGATTCTTCATTCTTTCATCTGCCATATAATGTTGCCGACCAGAATAATCCGGTTTATTCAGGAAGTCTTGGATTGATCAACAACACTTCGAATGACTGGAAATTCTCAGTACTCGTTTCAACAGGTTATAGAGTTCCAAACATGGATGATCTGAGTAAAGTATTTGAATCTTCATTAGGTGCTTTAATTGTGCCAAACTCAGACCTTAAACCTGAAAAAACAATTAATGGAGAACTTGGAATTTCTAAAGTGTTTAACAAAAAAACAAGTCTGGAAAATTCAATTTTTTATACACGATTTTTTGATGCAATTGTAACTGATAAGTTCACATTCAATGGAGAGGATTCTGTTCTATACGATGGCATTATGAGTCAGGTCTATGCGAATCAAAACAAGCAGAGTGCTTTTATCTATGGTTTTTCAGCTAATTTGAAATCTCAACTTTCAAATAGATTCTTACTGTCGATCGGAGTTACTTATACTTACGGCCGCATAAACACAGATAGCATAGATTATCCTTTAGATCATATCCCACCAATCAGTTCACGTTTGTCCCTCGCTTATTCGCATAAGAAAATTTTCACAGAGATATCCGCAAATTTCAACGGAAAGAAAAAGTTGAAAGATTATTATCTGAATGGTGAAGACAATGAACAATATGCAACCTCAGAAGGAATGCCTGCATGGCTAATATTGAATTTTAAAGCTTCTTACAAAGTACACAAATGGATCTCATTAAATGCCGGTGTTGAGAATATTCTTGATACACAATACAGAACATTTGCAAGTGGGATCAATGGTTCGGGAAGAAATCTCTACCTTTCGTTAAGGTTTAATTATTAA
- a CDS encoding DUF5011 domain-containing protein: MKKNAIILFFALTVGSAVVLTTGCSKDDTTAPVVTLNGDASVTLSLNSAAYTDPGATANDEEDGVVTATSDASSTNPNVNQIGTYTITYTATDAAGNVGTAVRTVRVKK, encoded by the coding sequence ATGAAAAAGAACGCAATTATTCTATTTTTTGCACTTACAGTTGGGTCAGCCGTAGTTTTAACTACAGGTTGCTCGAAAGATGATACTACGGCTCCGGTCGTAACTCTAAATGGAGATGCAAGTGTTACATTATCTTTGAACAGCGCAGCTTACACAGATCCGGGTGCAACTGCAAATGACGAAGAAGATGGTGTTGTAACTGCAACTTCTGATGCTAGTTCAACAAATCCGAATGTTAATCAAATCGGTACATACACAATCACTTATACAGCAACTGATGCAGCAGGAAATGTTGGAACAGCGGTTCGTACAGTTAGAGTAAAAAAATGA
- a CDS encoding MFS transporter produces the protein MKYISKTVWILSAVSLLTDVASEMLYPIMPIYLKSIGFSIVLIGILEGVAEATAGISKSYFGKLSDNSGKRVPFVKIGYALSSISKPMMAVFVFPLWVFFARTIDRFGKGIRTGARDAIISQEATSSTKARVFGFHRSMDTIGAVLGPVLALVFLYYYPGNYKTLFIIAFFPGLIAILLTFKLKDKELVPKQKRTASFFSIFSYWKQSTTEYRKLLIGLLAFALINSSDIFLLLKAKESGIDDLTLIQVYIFYNLIYALSSYPIGILADKVGLKKIFLFGLLLFAGVYFGMSFNSNSVVFFGLFFIYGVYAAATEGIAKAWISNVSDSKDTATAIGTYSGLQSICTMIASSATGIIWYAFGSSVALSIIAILTMVILVYIYFAVPKTNKVKSEK, from the coding sequence ATGAAGTATATTTCAAAAACTGTCTGGATATTATCTGCAGTAAGTTTACTTACTGATGTAGCCAGTGAAATGCTTTATCCAATCATGCCAATTTATTTAAAGTCAATTGGGTTTTCAATAGTGTTGATTGGTATACTGGAAGGAGTGGCAGAAGCAACAGCTGGAATCAGCAAAAGCTATTTCGGAAAACTTTCTGACAACTCGGGTAAAAGAGTTCCTTTTGTGAAAATAGGATATGCTCTGAGTTCTATATCAAAACCAATGATGGCTGTTTTTGTTTTTCCATTATGGGTATTCTTTGCCAGAACAATTGATCGTTTTGGCAAAGGAATCAGAACAGGAGCAAGGGATGCAATCATTTCACAAGAGGCGACTTCATCAACTAAAGCAAGAGTATTTGGTTTTCATCGGTCAATGGATACTATAGGAGCTGTGTTAGGTCCTGTTTTAGCATTAGTATTTCTTTATTATTATCCCGGTAACTATAAAACACTTTTTATTATTGCATTTTTTCCTGGTCTGATTGCTATTCTTTTAACCTTTAAACTTAAAGACAAAGAATTAGTACCTAAGCAAAAACGTACTGCATCTTTTTTTTCAATTTTTAGCTATTGGAAACAAAGCACTACTGAATACAGGAAATTACTTATTGGTTTATTGGCATTTGCTTTAATAAACAGCTCAGACATATTTTTATTACTTAAAGCAAAAGAATCCGGTATTGATGACCTGACATTAATTCAAGTTTATATTTTCTATAACCTGATCTATGCACTCTCGAGTTATCCAATAGGAATATTAGCTGATAAGGTTGGGCTAAAGAAAATCTTTTTATTTGGCCTTCTTTTATTCGCAGGGGTTTATTTTGGAATGAGTTTCAATAGCAATAGCGTTGTCTTCTTTGGGTTGTTTTTCATCTACGGAGTCTATGCCGCCGCCACAGAAGGAATCGCAAAGGCCTGGATCAGTAATGTTTCAGACAGTAAAGACACAGCTACTGCAATTGGCACCTATTCCGGGCTTCAAAGTATTTGTACGATGATTGCTAGTTCCGCTACAGGAATAATTTGGTATGCTTTCGGAAGTTCTGTTGCTTTGTCAATCATTGCAATATTGACTATGGTAATTTTGGTTTATATTTATTTCGCAGTACCAAAAACAAATAAAGTGAAAAGTGAAAAGTAA
- a CDS encoding patatin-like phospholipase family protein — translation MISSKVRQRFFYSFPIQLLIVLLKKNHLLLLYWIILFGWVTNSSSQTFGIPYLFLDPEYMGSVGFTSFLIIGFATGSFIMVFNISSYIMNGFRFPFIATLSRPFLKYTVNNFIVPALFVLTYMINIIYFQINNEYQGVWNIFSQILGFLIGLALMIMVTLTYFFRTNKDVILMFGMESSDSDPNAPFAKHIRDDDGGMRRKAFSRSQSNERAWRVDTYLSNPYKVKLVRETGHYSPEMVESVFRQNHLNAAIVEIIVFAFFILMGLFKDYSLFKIPAGASVILIFSMFIMLSSAFRFWLKAWSTSVLILFILIINFISQYGVFYSDNKAYGMEYNKGRSKYSIDAFNTNSNPDIVKSDYDSTIVLLEKWKDKFITKKEKPKMIFINCSGGGLRASIWAFRIMEMADSLTNNEFINSTQLISGASGGMIGAAYYRELYLQKRLGIHQKVSNTKSITNVGKDLLNPIAFSITVSDLFFNIQKFKEGETKFNKDRAYAFEQQLNENTGYVLSKPLSSYKEAEASGLIPMMIFSPTIVNDGRRLLISPQHVSYLTDHAADSSFNFETTIDEIEFQRLYKDQRANNIRFTSVLRMNATFPYILPPVSLPSEPVTYVMDAGIRDNTGLKTSLRFFMSSENG, via the coding sequence ATGATTTCATCGAAGGTAAGACAACGATTTTTCTATTCATTTCCAATTCAGCTGCTGATAGTTCTGCTGAAGAAAAACCATTTGCTCCTGCTCTATTGGATCATACTTTTCGGATGGGTTACGAATAGTTCATCACAAACTTTCGGTATCCCATATTTGTTCCTGGATCCTGAGTATATGGGATCAGTTGGATTTACATCTTTCCTCATCATTGGATTTGCAACGGGAAGTTTTATTATGGTGTTCAATATTTCCAGTTACATCATGAATGGTTTCAGGTTTCCTTTCATAGCAACTCTCTCAAGACCTTTCTTAAAATATACTGTCAACAATTTTATTGTTCCGGCTTTATTTGTGTTGACATACATGATCAACATTATTTATTTCCAGATCAACAATGAGTATCAGGGTGTGTGGAATATATTTTCACAGATCTTAGGGTTTCTGATCGGACTGGCTTTGATGATCATGGTTACCCTGACCTATTTCTTCAGGACAAACAAAGATGTAATTCTGATGTTTGGAATGGAGTCATCAGATTCAGATCCGAACGCTCCATTTGCAAAGCACATCCGTGATGATGATGGCGGAATGAGACGGAAAGCTTTCAGTCGGTCACAATCGAATGAGCGTGCATGGCGAGTCGATACTTATTTATCGAATCCATACAAAGTAAAACTTGTACGTGAAACAGGACATTATTCGCCTGAAATGGTTGAATCTGTTTTCAGACAAAACCATCTCAATGCAGCGATAGTTGAAATTATTGTATTTGCATTTTTCATTCTGATGGGATTGTTCAAAGATTATTCTCTGTTCAAAATTCCTGCAGGTGCTTCAGTGATCCTGATCTTTTCAATGTTCATCATGCTCAGCAGCGCTTTCCGGTTTTGGTTAAAAGCCTGGTCCACTTCTGTTCTGATCCTTTTCATATTGATCATCAATTTCATTTCACAATATGGTGTCTTCTATTCCGATAATAAAGCATATGGAATGGAATACAATAAAGGAAGATCGAAATACAGCATTGACGCTTTCAATACGAATTCAAATCCTGACATTGTAAAATCAGATTACGATTCAACGATTGTACTTCTGGAGAAATGGAAAGATAAATTCATTACGAAGAAAGAGAAACCGAAGATGATCTTCATCAATTGTTCGGGTGGTGGATTAAGAGCTTCTATATGGGCATTCCGTATCATGGAAATGGCAGACAGTCTGACCAATAATGAGTTTATTAATTCAACACAATTAATTTCTGGTGCATCCGGAGGCATGATCGGTGCTGCTTACTACCGTGAATTATATTTACAGAAAAGACTAGGTATACATCAGAAGGTCAGCAATACAAAAAGCATTACGAATGTCGGAAAAGATCTTTTGAATCCGATCGCCTTTAGTATTACGGTAAGTGATTTGTTTTTCAACATTCAGAAATTCAAAGAAGGTGAAACTAAATTCAACAAAGACCGTGCGTATGCATTCGAGCAACAGTTGAATGAAAATACGGGTTACGTATTAAGCAAACCGTTATCATCATACAAAGAGGCAGAAGCAAGTGGATTGATTCCAATGATGATCTTCTCGCCTACTATTGTAAATGACGGCCGGAGATTACTCATTTCACCACAACATGTCAGTTATCTGACTGACCATGCTGCAGATTCTTCTTTCAATTTTGAAACTACAATCGATGAAATTGAATTCCAGCGATTGTACAAAGATCAACGTGCCAATAACATTCGGTTCACATCAGTGTTGAGAATGAATGCAACCTTCCCTTACATTCTTCCTCCGGTGAGTTTACCAAGCGAGCCTGTAACGTATGTAATGGATGCAGGTATTCGGGATAACACCGGATTGAAAACATCTCTGAGGTTCTTTATGTCTTCAGAAAATGGATAG